The Thermoproteales archaeon sequence CTTACTATATATAAATTGGTGGTCACCATAAGCTACAAAAAAATTATTATATTTCTTAGTACGGACAAACATCCAAGCCCCTTCGATATTCAAATGATGTATGATGCAGGTGCAGATCACGTAATATACTATGGAGAAGTTATGCCGGAAAATTGTAAACAAATAATTCTTGATGCCATGTTCCCCAGAGGACCCGAAGGCGTAAAATATACTGCCATGTTTATTGGAGGAAACAAGCCCGAGCCATGCGTTGAAATAGCTGAGATAGCTAAAAAAACTATGTTTCCACCATTTGAAATCGCAACAGTTGTCGATCCTCAGGGAGGATACACAACCGCAGCCGCTTTAGTCGCAATGGTAGAGCATTGCTTAAAAAATGTTTGCGGCATTAACCCGGTAGAAGTAAAATATGTAATTGTTGGTGGTACTGGTAGAGTTGGAAGAAGCGCGGCCTTTCTCTTAGCAAAAGATGGGGCAAAAGTTAGGATAGTTTCACGTTCCCATGAAAGAGCGATGAAAAGGAGCAAGGAAATAAATGAAAAATTGGGAGTAGAAAGAGTAGAAGGATTTGGTCCTGCAAAGGCGCCCGAAGAAATACTGGAAGCTTGCAAAGATGCCGAAGTCGTTATAACTACAGGTCCACCTGGTGTTCAACTAGTACCAAAGTCGGTACTTGAAAAACTAGAAAAATGTAGAGTTGTAGCCGATGTTAACGCTGTTCCACCAACTGGAATAGAAGGACTTAAACCCTCTAAAAAGTGTAAGCCTATACTAGGCAACATACTTGGCATAGGTGCTTTAGCAATAGGAAACTTGAAGAATCAAGTAGAAATGGAATTGATAAAAAGTGCTTTAGAAGCTCCTAAGGGATTCTTTGAACTAGAAAAGGCTTACGAATGCGCTCGGAAAATACTAGGAATATAAACCGTAAATAAAAAATACATTTTATATTGCTTTTATTTTTTATACTTTATGTTCAATCTTGTTATAAGGTCTTGTCCGCCTATATCTATGCTTATACAGGTTTTTCAATTAGACGCTTTTTAAGAGCAATTTTCTTTTCTTTGAATGCAACTTTTAGTAAAAGTATTGCCTTATTTCGTAGGCTTCATCGGCAAGCAATGCAGCACATCTCATCATTTAACATTTTTGCGTTCAGCATGTTCATAAAAAATATTCAAGTAAAAGCTTCGTTCTGACACAACTAGATTTTAAGCACTAATCTTAAGGAGAGAGCACGAGCATATCACCAAATGTTTAATGCATGTTAATCTTGATAAAATATATATTTCGATACGAGATTATATTACAATGCATTCGGAAAAGGTGAGGATTTATGTTTTTAAACGGTGTTGAAGTT is a genomic window containing:
- a CDS encoding NAD(P)-binding domain-containing protein; the encoded protein is MVTISYKKIIIFLSTDKHPSPFDIQMMYDAGADHVIYYGEVMPENCKQIILDAMFPRGPEGVKYTAMFIGGNKPEPCVEIAEIAKKTMFPPFEIATVVDPQGGYTTAAALVAMVEHCLKNVCGINPVEVKYVIVGGTGRVGRSAAFLLAKDGAKVRIVSRSHERAMKRSKEINEKLGVERVEGFGPAKAPEEILEACKDAEVVITTGPPGVQLVPKSVLEKLEKCRVVADVNAVPPTGIEGLKPSKKCKPILGNILGIGALAIGNLKNQVEMELIKSALEAPKGFFELEKAYECARKILGI